The DNA region ggaaaaacaaaatagcttACTGTCTCGCTGCCGCTACCTACCTGATTATTTCGATGAAAGAAGCAGCAGATAAAATGAGTACGGTTGACCAGGAACATCCAGAAGTTCTTAATTCTTATCCGCAAGAAGGAACTTCTGTAATCACAAGTCGCTTTACTAGCATTGCGCGGCGAGAGTATATTTTCTACCGGCCGCACGTCCACATATGCGAATTGTATCTTTTGTTGAGGTGTGTGTGGTTGATACGAAATAAAGTTTTCATCTGAACTTCGATGGGCGATTTTTAATCATTGGAGACCCAAGCTATGCTATCCCTTCCACGGAAGtcacaaaatatgaaagttacGTCGGTAGTGTTTTCTTGAAACTCAAGTAAATTTCTGTATCACTCACACAAATACGTTGCCGAAGTTGTAAGCGTAATTTGAAAGGCATGTAGCAGTACATAATAACGAGGGCTAGTGGCGCATGTGAGTgttccaaggaaaaaaatgaaaacaattttcagtaATAGAATACAGTGGAATACTGCGTATGGTGATGTGCGGGAAGAATTTCTAGTTCGtttttcaacaagaaaacaaatccacTTCGAAGGGATCCTTTGAAGATTTTTAAATGTAGATTGCTCTGGATTGAAGAAGAAGCTAGTTTGAAAAAAGAACCAATAATAACAACTGCAGAAATGAAAACGACGGTAGAAAGAGGCAGCTATGGTTGAAATATTTGTGGTTTTAAAGAAAACGATACAACTGATACAATAAGAAAATAGTCGAATTTAAACTTATTGCTCAAAGAGTTAATAGGGTTATTCATTCTCATTTGAGCTTTTGTCCTCGTTTCATTGTAACATAATGCCTAGCTTTTCAGTCTTTTTTGGGTTGTTCGTTTTCTCTTAAAGGAAGGCGATTTGGCGTTGTTAAAGCGGACAGTGTTAAGAGCACCTTATCTCCTCCCTTCTCTTCGCGTTTGGGCCACACCCTAATCAATCTTTTTCTAAATCGAAAAAGGACATCacattttcaaagaaatattgATATCTGGACTACATGTGCAACCTAAAGTGCAAACTCATTTACATTCACGGTTAATTTGGAATAATTATAGTCGTTAGACGATCGTACCCTTTGGTACCCTTTTTCGTAGGGAGGAAATCAgggtaaatttttgttttgtcactgGCTAACCTTGGTCCACGTGACCAGGGTTAGTGACAAAGGCTCCAGAATCATTACATTGCATTTTAACTTTATTCCATGGAGTTTTTACTCTAAAACGATGTGCACCAAACATATATTTAGGGCAAACGGAAAAGTGTCGTCAGTGTTATCTTGGTATGGCTTCCTCCCTCCTACGCCTGTGATCTAAGAAGACGTTTCCTGTAGTCTCAAATGATTTTTTACCAGAAATAATAAGATGATCCTTATTTGGGAAAATACTGCTTATAATGGGTGTTTCGTggtcaattaaaatatttcaatttcagttaACCAGAGAAGcctctattttaaaacaaaacttaatgCTCAGCCTTTGGTAccaaaagacaatttttcatcttcataCATACACCAGAAAGGTTCTGTATGTGGCCCCATGTCGGACGTGAGTGGGTTTGAAGTGAACTTAGATCATTAAACACTTAAAGAATATATAAATGACGATGATTACCAATTCAAtataatttgaatatgaaagaaGATCAGCTGGCTTATGTAAGCCTTTCTCGCGACGCTTTGAGTGTCATTTATAAGCTTACGATCGCTTTTAGGAGATAAACCATAACGTTACCAACGCCATGAATCGCAGCTCAAACGCGACAAACAACACATTTTTGAATGACCTCAGCGAATTTTTTCTCTATGACTACTGTCCTCTACTTTCACCGGAGGGACTACTCATGAGAGCAGCAAAAATAACAGGATTCGCCGTTATAATAGCAACATCTTTGTTTGGAAATCTGTTAGTAATAATCGTCACTCGCAGAGATCAAAGGCTGAAGAAGGTGGCCTtcacttttgttgtaaacatgGCCATTGCAGATCTTCTCACCACAGTCATCAACATGCCAGAATCTCTTTATGAGCAGATAAAAGATACAGATGAATGGATTGCAGGTCACATCGGGGTAGTGTTGTGTAAACTTTTACCCTTCTGTCAACAAGTTTGCTCGTTCTGCTCTGCTCTCAGTTTATTAGCCATAGCATCCGACAGATTTTTTGCTATTTGCTTTCCACTGAGGAAAGTACTGACTCGAAAACTGTCTACAATTATAATTGTGAGTACGTGGTTGATACCTAGTTTTTTTAGCGCACCAATGTTTCTGGTAAACAACGTggtaaaggaaaaaggaatttttttttgcgttgaAGAATGGTCAGCCCCGTTTGATTCCTTGGAGTCTCCAAAATATTATACCGTAATTCTTTTTGTGCTCTTCTACATTCTACCACTGGCCATTGCATCTGTGTTGTATGGTTGCGTCATTCACAAAatttggaagagaaaaattgttggAAATCACTCATCCAAGACAAAACGGCTGCTTTCTAGAAGCAGACGtaaatcattgaaaatttttatcaccATTTTGGTTTGCTTCGCATTTTGTTGGCTCCCAGATCACGTAGCCTACTTCCTAAGTGATGATAACGAGGAATTTCGTGATTGCGGCTTGCCAAGAGACATTTATTATGTTTCATTATTCTTTCCCCATGCAATAAGCGCGTTAAATCCTTGCATCTATATCATATTTAACCAAGACTTTCGGTCTGGCACGAAAGATTTGCTAATCATGTGTCGTCGGGTACTATTTCGATGGAACGAACTCGTGGACTCGAGGAATAGGTCGTCATGCAACGACAAAATGAGTTGGGATGAAGAAAAACACTTAGAGGTTTACCCACTTTATTCGTTGAAGACAAGAAGACCACCAAAGATGAGCACTGAATACTGCAAATCATACGTTTAAAAGGTCATGAGTGGCGGTCTCATTAATGcatatttttaattgttcattAGACTTCATTTgacttttagaaaaaaaaatctataaatGCAACATAAATTCAATCACTTAGGACCAAAGCGTTACTGATGAAGCGCAGTATTGGCTTCTTAAACGTTTCTCTAAGAAGTGgcttttaaaaggaaaataaacataacaCATACAGTGTTCATTATTGACCTttcaaaaaatattaataagcGTACAACAAATAGCTGCAATTAGTGTTGGCGTCCTTGCCTAAAAAAcatcaattacttttttaagtGCGGAGGTAAATATAGAGTTTAGAAGGCCATAGACGGCATATTAACAAGTCTACCACAGAAAAAACTTTTAGTTTAAACAAATATCtatcaagaatattttaataCAACTTTGGTGATTATTTATTATCCTTTAATCAATGCGATAGTTCAGAAGCGATTGCGTGCAGTTTTCTCGAAATGCTTGAATGCGGAAACTGGGGAATATCACATTATTTTTTTGCCGACCATGACGCGAACCTCTATGAGCATTGAATGGAATGCAAaaatctgaagaagaaaagctggaagcagtaaaaagaaaatatgtgaaTGCTAAATTGTATGTTATTAGCgaaaacattaaaagaaatattactTACATTATGTACGTTCTGAGAGGAAGTTGTGGTtatttgtgaccctccacggaaaaaaaagtgaaacttgCCTTATATAATTTCTTATGCATCATCACTACTACTCGGTGCTAGTTGGAATTCTCCAAGTGGTTAAATAGAGCTCCCTTTGGCCCAATTTTCGCTCACACTCTTCGGTTTTGTTTAGTTTGCAGCATACTGAAAGCCTGTCACATATGACACCAGTTAGTATGTCTGGTCAGTCTCTCCATTTGCCTTTGCAATGGTAAAGCATCGAAACGCCAAATCTGACTGATGGGGTCCAAGATTTAAATTTTGCTCAGGgactcattttaattttgtttcgaGCTCAAATGATAGCTTTCTTCGTTCGATAAACGAGCGCAACTTGAAATCCATCATCTCTCTTAAACTATTTACCCAGCTGTCTTTGGTTTTGGGTGACCCAAAGAGCATGCGCATGACTAAATAATCCGGTTGAATGGATGGAtgcctttatttaaaaataagaataaacCTCAGGGTAGCCCCGTCAGCAGCCCTAAAGAGCCACCTGCTATCAATGGGAGCCCTGAGtataaactaaataaaacacattACAATTTCATGCGAAATACAAACACGAAGATATAAAGAACATTTATAAGGCTTCagatttctaaatttaaaattatgtatATACATCGAAACGCCAAATCTGACTGATGGGGTCCAGTTTAGGGTTCTCTCTCGACCTCGTTGTACCACGTTAACCATCCtccccacccttcccccctaATATTTTCCCCTTTCCCCTCGTCCCTTCATCACTACTATTTCCACGAGGAAGCAGCCAAGTGAGTTTGCACCGGATCAAATTACACCTGCACCTCTGCATACATTGCATTTATCCAGAAATTTTTATTACAATATGTCCTGGGTAAATTAGTATTTTCTATTAATATCCTTCTTCTTGGTCAACATCAGTCTTGTGCCGTAACTGTATAGTTCATCGAAAAGAGATGAGTTTATCACGGCTGATGAACGGCGGCATGCGGTTATTATTAAATTGAAGTAAAATTGCAGTctcataatgaaaaaaaatttagttcaaatgaataaattacTGTACCTGACTTGAACAAGTGCTGAGGAGATTAAAGCGCGGTTTATTTTATAGGTTGCTTAAAACAGCTATATATAAATCTTAGAATCGTGAATGTGCGCAAAAGAATTATTCCTTATTCAAAAAAGTATCCATAGCATTTTTGCAAAAGGTCAGATTTAAGCAGGAACACTaagtagttttgtttttttttttcagtgggtGAACCAAGTTCAATTATATGCAAGGGCAAATAAGCGTTTCAGGTCTTCGCGATGTAAGGGTTGCCATGAATTTGAGTTAATGGGCCTTTTTCAGTAAATGATTAAATAGATACTATGGAATGCAAACGGTTATGGTCTTTAAGGAGCTATTTAGTTAGCTTACAATGGATGGACTGCTAAAAATGGACTTAGCAAATACCAGTTTTAAATCCACATGTAGCCACTTTCAATACCCTCATTCTCATCTCAAAAAACGTCTGTTAAATTTTTCGGTTAAATGTATTGGCATTTGGGCGACCTTATCTTTGCAACGCGCTCAACCTTAGAATTGTATTTCGGCTTAGTAGAACCAGTCGCATCCAGTGATTGATTCTCAAGGCCGGTAAAAATTCGTGCGCAGCTTTCGTATATTTCGCTGAGTCCCTTCCGATAGTTTTTGTTGAAGATGAAATATATACAAGGGCTGATAGCTGCGTTAGAATGCATAATAAATAATGCACAGAAATGAAAGTTGACTTCATCTATTCCAGGCGGTATTTTTTCTATGTTCCAGACGAAGAGGAGAAGGCAGCTAAATATTGTGACAGGCGTGATGCAAGAAACGAACACAACGACCACCGTCACAACTTGTTTTAAcacttttctgttttcttgttCACGCCTTTGTCGCTCCCGACAGGAGTGTTCAGTGGGTCCTTTCTGCTTCCAAACTTCAATTGCAATGGCTGTGTACAATATAATAATCACTGCGATAGGAAAAAATATCAGCAccaagaaaatgatcaaaaagtaaactttttgaGTGGAGGCAGTTTCAAAGGCCGGCTCCCATTCGTTCTTGCAATATATATCGTTCCCTTCCACTATCAGTTTGAAAGTGTAAAAGTACGTCGAGTGGAGGCCTACGGCAACAACCCAGATGAGACAAATTACTATGCGGCAAATTTTAGGCGTTATTACAGCAGGTTGGAAGGGAAATTTCACCGCGTGGAATCGATCAAAGGCTATAACAACCAGGCTAAGTATCGAAACGGCTGTTGAGATGTCTTgtgaaaaattcacaaatttgcataatatttcTCCTCCGATGCCAACGACAAGCCATCGCGATTTGCCGATCACGATCTGCGCTATCTCCTTCGGAACAGCAAACAGCGGAAACAGCAAATCGCTGATGGCCATGTTGGCGATCAGGTTGTTAGTGGTGGTCCGCATTCTGGTGTTTCggaagataataataataaccaaAGTGTTTCCTACCAGCGACATGAGCATGATTACACAGTAACATAATGCTTTGATCACTTTCACAGTCTCCGCTTCTCCTGCAGTCGAGTTGCTGGTTGTAGAGTTCATCATGGTGGCTTTAGATTACCTTCACAAGTAATGTAACTGTTGCCGTCCGAACTATTCTTTggagaaatatttatcaattcaTACAAATTTATGTGCTCTGGTTCTTGTAATAAACGCAAATGTATGGCCAAAACAGCTGCTGATTCGTTTAGACGCCTACTATAAATTTCTTGAAAGCTCTGGAAGCGTTCCGTCGTGTATCCTACGTTGATCACCTTAAAAATGGCGTTGTTTCAACCTTTTTACAGGGTAATATTGAAAAGAAGGGATCTTTCTTTCCATAGCGATAAGAGTTTAAAAAGCCTGTCTTCCTGTCCTAGACTTGATTGATAAGTATACAATTTCTGTGTACTTTGCAATGAACGTGTGTCTTTAGCCGCCGAAATGACGATTAAAATTCTTCGTTCGTTCGAGGACCCCCTTTCTAAAAAGACTCATTCGCGTTTGATTTACCGTTTTCGATTTACCAGACGTAGCTAAAACTGCCTGAATGCGCAAATCAAAAACACAGCTCGTTTTCTCTTCATTCTGCCAGTAATCTCCGTAATACTACAAACGACACCTGCAAGCCCCAAGgataaattaaaactaaaaaatgtcATTTGCGATTGCAATTTTCCTACgcaagaaatcaatttttatttgcatcCGTAGCTAATTCATCAAACATTCTGGTGAATTTTTATATTGATTTATTACAAAGCAAAAgcagaaagaaattaatttgagGGAAGCGTTTGTTTTCCGCCCATAGCTTGACGGACGTTTTTGACACTCAGGCGAAAATTAAATATGGTGGGATTAAACAGTAAAATATGATTTGAATATATAACGGCAGGTGGGGCATTGAGCTATATTTTCCTCGAATAAAAAGAGAAGAACGATGGGTTCGAAAACGTTGTTACAACCTGCTCCTTTGTTAAAACTGGAAGTGTCATTGAGCAACAGCAGATGAAAATCTACTCTAAATCTACTTTAGACTTGCCTTCGTTCATAGGGTGCATCACTTCAAAAAAAGTCGTTAAATCTAATTGACCACCAGTTCCAAACAATTTATAAGCAACTATTTTCTTAACCAACTAGCTGCTGGAAAAATACATGTCAGAGTAGACAATGCAAAgattcttcaagaattaatttaaaatggAAGTGGATATCCTAAAGCTCTACTGCTCAATGATGATAGAAGGGTTTGGATAAAGAAGCTTCTCAATTGACAATGCCATTTACAGTTAAGCGCAGATCCGGATAATAACTATTAAAGTTACTTAGGGCTTTTTGCCTTGATGCGCACTTTTCCTCCAATTCATATAATTTTAACATTTGAGTGAAGCCGAAAAGTTAATTAAGACATTCTTATCTATCAGGGGAAATTGGTGTTAAATCTATCAGATCAAATTGACGCTTCGAAGTCTTCGAGACGTAGTGGgtattaacaaagaaaataacaatattttgttttcaaccgATGCCAAACGTTGTAGTTTAAGATCCGGCTGTAATTTTCCACGGATATGTCATTTTCTTTCAGATCCTAAACGAAGGAGGTTGTTAATGTTGCCGTCCAAATAAAACTCAAACTCAGGCgttcaaaaacaaataaagttaCCACAACTATCAAAATACAAACCATGTCATTGGCAACAGGATTATTGAAACAAGCTTATATGAATATATTCAAAGATGAAATATCGCAAATACCTCTCATCGTCAAAAAAATGTATGTAACAATACTCGAGGATAAATGAATCTAAAAGCGGCATTAGAGAAGGCGAACAACATATTCATGTTTAGTTGTTATAAAGCCAGAGACGTGATGAATTTACATGAAACTGAACCACGGAAAAATTTTTAGTCAAAAATGCATCCTGATCGAAGTGATTTGATAACTAAGGATAGAGAATTATTATTCAACGTGTTAACAAGCTATATTATAAAATTCAAGCTTcattttatgtatatttttgctTATGTAATCTTCATTAGATTTGTAATTCGTTATGAACAATTCGAATTTATGGTCAATTTCGATCTGAATACTATATGAATACCGACATACCCAGGATTTTTTAGACAAGAACTCAGGTGGAAGAGATTAGGGTCACTGAAAATTTGTTGGTTCTTATCATAAGCGAAAAGGATAAAATGCATTCGTTTGTTTAGTTCATTTCTGCCTGTTCAGTTGTCATGGTAACGAAGAGCgtctcacagaaaaaaaaatcacaaagggGCCATTTCTTGAAAGTATCGCCACGGGACGGTCTTGAAAgagccttcttttttttcctttttttccaagacCGAAAtatggaaagttttgaaattcaaacaaaaaaaaatcagtaatgaGCTTTCATTAGAATAAAGTAATGCAAGCACCCAAATGATTTGTAAACTATATTTCTAGCATGTCTTCACTCCAAATTAATATGGATCACAAGTGTAGCTcacataatttgattttaattgtaaaaaagtATTCAGGACTTGAAGAATCTTAACTGGTAAAAAAGTTTACAAGGATGAAGTCTTTTTATGGTTCAAGAttagttttattttggttttgtcacCAATTTTTCCCTCATTTAGTAGTGGTGTTGATAATTAAATGccagtgttttgttttgatttcactTTGATCGGCTCCAGCTTGTTGTCCAACAACGTTTCGCCAACGTTTACCGAAGGCTCATAGCGAGCAACAACTACGAAGCAGATTCTTCCTCCTGATGGtgatataaaaaataatgttttagtTCAAGCCTCTGCAGATTTACAAGTACTTCAGCAAAGCACGTAGACACTAGTATTAAACATAAGTTACCCTCTTTGTTATCATCCCACGAAATTTCTCCTAAtgtctcccctcccccctcccccctccccccactttTCACGGTTGAAGGAGCATGTAACGTTGACGTTAACGTTAGAAAGAATAATAGAATTGATCACTCACTATTATCGATGAACTGTGCTCTACCAAAACCGACTTTTGTGGTATTCTTCCAAACGATTGGAGTCAATCGTTGTATCGCTGGGGTTGCTGGTTTCTTTTTCCAATCAAACTTCTTACTTTCAGCATACCAAAGATTAGTCGCTCGAGCTCCTGTCAAAGGTGAGCCTGCATGAACAGTAGAGAAGAGAGGGGTTATGCTAAGCCACCAATGCTACAATTCACATCGCTGCCTGGACGTGGAATTTGGTCAAATTCATCAAAATACCGTAAAAGTATCGTTTGAACACATTCCTTAAATCAATTTGAGGAAAAGTCGTATTCAAACATTATCATAGCTAGTCTCACTagacaaaaagttaaaaaaaaatgtaaaaattaattttatcccAAACACATGCCTGTAAAGGTCGCCTAGATAACGATTGTAAGGGGAGGATTCTAACCTTTAAACGAGCAACGAAGGGCGATGTTCTCTCCATGTCCTACCCTGTTTTTCAAAAGAGAATGCGTTGTGTTCCTCTGCTTTGCCAATTCCGATGCAAAATTCTGAGCTTCCATATTGAGCCTCTCGTCTTCAGTCAGCGGTGGCACTCCATTGAGCAGGCGCTTTTTATTGTGTTCATAAAGGAATTGTTGTCTGAACCTGGCCATTGGTGTCCCTGTtagaaacagggaaacaggtTTAATCTAAGAACATAATCCAGCATATGATTGTGCATTTGTGTGTTGCGACACATCTACGTATCCAGGGAAGCATTTAGTCACGAGAGGGAGCGGGGAAGGTAACCTGCAAGAGGATCTCAGTAGGGTACCGTTAGTAGTAAAaacgtaaaataaaaaaaaccgttGGGCGTACTAttcttcttaaagaaatataacCTTAAAAATCTTTCCAGTAACCCCaacggaaagaaattaacctTTGGCCGTTAAATTACCAAAATTTtgaccgttagccgtaaaagccatcactccACCGAGACCCTCCTGCAGTGGATTACCCACCCATCCAGTAGGAACGATAACACCATGGTTACGTGCTAAGGCAACCGGAATAAGCCCTGAAAATAGCCAGTTAACATTCTGTATTTATTTCCGCTGAGTGTCAACCTACCTGGTACGTTAGTCTTCAGGTTAGATCGTACGTTGTGTAACACGCGCCTCTTTGGTACAATGAGAAAGGAAGGGACGACACCATAGTTCCTAGCAGGTTGTTGGATCCCGTTTGAACGGGTCCTCTGTGAGCTTACCGCAGAAGGAATGTTCCCTTGAACCATTCCTTCCTGAATTCCGGCAGATGAAGCTGGAGTAGTGGCTGGTTCGAGATTGACATTTGGCACGAGTTTGACTTCATGAGCCACGTACTCACCGGAATTCACTTTCATGGCTGGTGATTGCGCTGCCGTTTGTTCGGTCTCTAGTGTTACGGCTTCTGATTGATCGGGCTTTTTCTCTGGGAAAGACGACAATTGCGACCAAAATTCAGATTATCCTTTTCCTTTTGTCCAAACATCCACACGTGTGGCTgttgaacattaaattgcttaaCATTATATTTCTGCTTTGTCTACTGGACCCGTTTCTCGAAGTCCCGGTAAGTTTACGGGTCCGAAgccaaatttaaaatcaaaatttaaagcatAGAGAAACCGGTTCTGTCACTCTAACAAATACAGTTTGTTCCTTTAGCCAACagtttattgcataattttcaaaacctgcatcttgaatgaaaacagaacagctttacgGGCCAGTTAAATTACCGGGACCTTCGAGAAACGAGCCCCAGGCCCGGCTATGCCACACTGATTGAGCAAGTCAATCATCGTTCTCGTGCTACAACAGTTCTACTTGGTGCAGATCTTCtattttctctaaaaatttgGCTCTGGACCCAAAAACGAAAATAGTCTTGCATTGTTGGAGTCCCACTGCGAAAGCATTTAATCGCTGTTCACTAGGGGGTGAAATCGTTGGTCTTTATTGCcgggaaaaaaaactatttgcCTGCATGTGTTACAGCGTTGGATTATTGAAATTCATTGACTTCGAAATGAGTATTGTCTCATATTCATTGTTAGATGGTTCCATCTTGGTTGTCAATCTCGGTAGAATTGCTTCGTTTATTGCCCAGTCACAGTTACAATACTTGTGATGTACATATGTGAAAaaatctggtttttttttttgtttgtttttttttttttgtaattagaAGGCTACGAGAGTATTTTGGTTCTTTTTGA from Pocillopora verrucosa isolate sample1 chromosome 1, ASM3666991v2, whole genome shotgun sequence includes:
- the LOC131771669 gene encoding G-protein coupled receptor 83-like, coding for MNRSSNATNNTFLNDLSEFFLYDYCPLLSPEGLLMRAAKITGFAVIIATSLFGNLLVIIVTRRDQRLKKVAFTFVVNMAIADLLTTVINMPESLYEQIKDTDEWIAGHIGVVLCKLLPFCQQVCSFCSALSLLAIASDRFFAICFPLRKVLTRKLSTIIIVSTWLIPSFFSAPMFLVNNVVKEKGIFFCVEEWSAPFDSLESPKYYTVILFVLFYILPLAIASVLYGCVIHKIWKRKIVGNHSSKTKRLLSRSRRKSLKIFITILVCFAFCWLPDHVAYFLSDDNEEFRDCGLPRDIYYVSLFFPHAISALNPCIYIIFNQDFRSGTKDLLIMCRRVLFRWNELVDSRNRSSCNDKMSWDEEKHLEVYPLYSLKTRRPPKMSTEYCKSYV
- the LOC131771655 gene encoding RYamide receptor-like — encoded protein: MMNSTTSNSTAGEAETVKVIKALCYCVIMLMSLVGNTLVIIIIFRNTRMRTTTNNLIANMAISDLLFPLFAVPKEIAQIVIGKSRWLVVGIGGEILCKFVNFSQDISTAVSILSLVVIAFDRFHAVKFPFQPAVITPKICRIVICLIWVVAVGLHSTYFYTFKLIVEGNDIYCKNEWEPAFETASTQKVYFLIIFLVLIFFPIAVIIILYTAIAIEVWKQKGPTEHSCRERQRREQENRKVLKQVVTVVVVFVSCITPVTIFSCLLLFVWNIEKIPPGIDEVNFHFCALFIMHSNAAISPCIYFIFNKNYRKGLSEIYESCARIFTGLENQSLDATGSTKPKYNSKVERVAKIRSPKCQYI
- the LOC131771658 gene encoding uncharacterized protein, translated to MLFLLWSFFITYWVSTTADLVRKKVAPQPLLGKRDDRMQTISTAPITIHVPALLKGQDARDPAPAAIASEAPEGTYLLPITEQNKEQHPAINLLLNLKLVMDGEKKPDQSEAVTLETEQTAAQSPAMKVNSGEYVAHEVKLVPNVNLEPATTPASSAGIQEGMVQGNIPSAVSSQRTRSNGIQQPARNYGVVPSFLIVPKRRVLHNVRSNLKTNVPGTPMARFRQQFLYEHNKKRLLNGVPPLTEDERLNMEAQNFASELAKQRNTTHSLLKNRVGHGENIALRCSFKGSPLTGARATNLWYAESKKFDWKKKPATPAIQRLTPIVWKNTTKVGFGRAQFIDNRGRICFVVVARYEPSVNVGETLLDNKLEPIKVKSKQNTGI